CATAGAAGGTATCTTGTTGCACATAAAAACGAATATCTCTAACGGTAAAATAGAAGGTATGAACTCTAAACTTAGAGGATTTACTAAAAGGGCTTTTGGTTTTAAAACATTAAAGAATTTAAAAATCACTATCTTTATTGCCCTTGGTAAACTTAATTTAACTCCAGCTTAATTACCCACTATTTTCGTGATAGAACCAAAAATTAACTTTTCGATGATAAGTATTAAAAAAATAACTGAAAGCCCTTTCTAAAGCTACGATACCTATTAAAAAGGCAAGGAAAAAAGGCAGTATGTTAATTCTTTGAAAAGATATTATATCGTCGATTAAATACTGAATGAAAAAAGGTCTCAAAGCTGCTAATGCTAAAGTAACAACACCCAAAAGAAACATAAAAATCATATACTTTTTATAATTTTTTATACCATATCTTATCAATCTTCTAGCGTGTAAATTCATACTTTAACTCTCCCCCTATAAATGGAATTTTTAAGAGTTTGATTCAACAAAGTCTTTTTCGGCTTTTATTAAAATAGAATTTTTAACAACTTCCTTAAGCAATTGACAGCTTTCATGAGGTATATGCATACTGTTTCCCAAGAGATAAGGGGCAATAGGACATCCTCGACAAAAAAATTGTAAAAAGCAGTTCTGACATTCGTTATCTTTAGTCTTATCAAATATTTTACTATATTTTTGTTTGGAAGTAATCAAAAGTTGTCTCAATTTTTCTTTGGTATCATATACATTTCCAATCAAAAAGTTTTTGTTACTAACCAATAATTGGCAAGGAAAAACATCTCCTTCTGAATCAACTACAAATTCTGTGATTCCACTGCCACAATAAAGGCAGGTTGGTGGTGCATTTAATACCTGATTCGCAAGACGTTCTACTGAATCAATTTCTTGTTTGTTCCCGTTCTGGTAGGAATTTATTGCAGTTTGATATTCATCAACTATAAAAAAATCTCTATTAGGAAGAGCTAATGTTGGATCTTTTGATATAACAGGAACAATCATTACGTTTTCCAATTTGAATTTCTCGTAAAAGAAAGACTGTAGGTCAAGAGGTTTTATTCCATTTTCAACATGATAATTAGTATAAGTTACTTCTACTATCCTAAA
The sequence above is drawn from the Petrotoga miotherma DSM 10691 genome and encodes:
- a CDS encoding SPASM domain-containing protein, coding for MENVMIVPVISKDPTLALPNRDFFIVDEYQTAINSYQNGNKQEIDSVERLANQVLNAPPTCLYCGSGITEFVVDSEGDVFPCQLLVSNKNFLIGNVYDTKEKLRQLLITSKQKYSKIFDKTKDNECQNCFLQFFCRGCPIAPYLLGNSMHIPHESCQLLKEVVKNSILIKAEKDFVESNS
- a CDS encoding transposase; translated protein: MHIKTNISNGKIEGMNSKLRGFTKRAFGFKTLKNLKITIFIALGKLNLTPA